The following proteins are encoded in a genomic region of Sorangiineae bacterium MSr12523:
- a CDS encoding protein kinase, translated as MSPFFSFSASERALARLGAIVQQKYRIDRLIGVGGMGAVYAATHRNGHRVAIKFLHEGLWDDAESRRLFSREAYVANEVGHPGAVPVLDDDEDDDGCPFLIMPLLEGTTLRTRSERAPGRKLSVAEVAVVMADALDVLASAHAKGIVHRDIKPDNLFITYDGAVRVLDFGVARRIQPPTGESDAPLSSAGRMVGTPAFMPPEQVLGQSAAIGPPTDCWAIGATIFTLLSGELVHATDGSAAQLVAAATGPARLLAKLAPDLPGPLVAVVDKALSFDPADRWPAAREMREALLATFPEVFGKPPAAVSALIREQLAADLSPDSEDSHGRTTQPAARLPSPVVVSSETMASPSPKAPSSPLPPDARGTRTLREGETPPPSPPVESPRTGHIASVRRRRRRIVRAMLAGLALPGIVALVMVVAMVAGLYEPKMSHRLAARLPAAPSSSAQLTASQQEALVHLNAGIQDWRDASEQSAERSFSRAIELDSSLAAAHLYLAMTPVWTDAETREHHHAASAHRSGLSARDLALLEAYAPAMATTPDLEDSIRRLSAARTAFPSDWLVLHALADMQIKRGQLREAIDVLDDLLRREPSLAIAWAKKGFALALLDDMSQAREALGACLRASSYGSLCLEYLTRLDSHEGRCPDVEKNARTLMALPSPRPRAALRLASAIYGRGGSMGSVHDTLQRMTQLASEARRESTHQWNEVRFNVLAGDFRAAERALDAWGAVTSSAKYEDEHGYFTDMQLGMAMELGDKDLASRVAADFLAKRDAWLRSSYFDWEITALRAQYRAGGISREAFDRARQAWLAREIQRPLVASKNLGWIRAYAQAVATPQDAADALRALSDYMPMADALTRDVETDDAIGLVYLLTGNVEKALPYLRGAASSCQAVQFPFAHTRAHLHLGMALERIGDRAGACKAYNVVLARWGQEPRSTSAKASRSRFSALDCTGH; from the coding sequence ATGTCGCCGTTCTTCTCGTTTTCGGCTTCAGAGCGCGCGTTGGCGCGGCTTGGCGCGATTGTTCAGCAGAAATATCGAATCGATCGGCTGATCGGCGTTGGGGGAATGGGCGCGGTCTATGCGGCCACGCACCGCAATGGTCATCGGGTGGCCATCAAGTTCCTGCACGAGGGGCTATGGGACGACGCCGAGAGCCGGCGGCTCTTTAGCCGCGAGGCCTACGTGGCCAACGAGGTGGGGCACCCCGGTGCCGTTCCCGTGTTGGACGACGACGAGGATGACGACGGCTGCCCTTTCTTGATCATGCCGCTGCTCGAGGGCACGACCCTGCGCACGCGATCGGAACGCGCCCCGGGCAGGAAGCTGTCCGTGGCCGAGGTGGCCGTGGTGATGGCGGACGCGCTCGACGTGCTGGCCTCCGCGCACGCGAAGGGCATCGTGCACCGCGATATCAAACCGGACAATCTGTTCATCACCTACGACGGTGCGGTCCGCGTGCTGGACTTCGGGGTGGCCCGCCGGATCCAGCCCCCGACGGGCGAAAGCGACGCTCCGTTGAGTTCCGCGGGGCGCATGGTGGGCACGCCCGCGTTCATGCCGCCCGAGCAAGTGCTCGGGCAGAGCGCGGCGATTGGCCCGCCGACGGATTGTTGGGCGATCGGGGCGACGATCTTCACGTTGCTCTCGGGCGAGTTGGTGCATGCGACCGACGGCTCGGCGGCTCAACTCGTTGCCGCGGCAACGGGCCCGGCGCGCTTGCTGGCGAAGCTCGCGCCGGATTTGCCCGGGCCTCTCGTGGCGGTGGTCGACAAGGCGCTGTCGTTCGATCCGGCCGATCGATGGCCTGCCGCCCGCGAGATGCGCGAGGCGCTCTTGGCGACGTTTCCCGAGGTGTTCGGCAAGCCGCCTGCTGCCGTGAGTGCGCTCATTCGCGAGCAGCTGGCCGCCGATTTGTCGCCCGACAGCGAGGATTCGCACGGGCGGACCACGCAGCCGGCGGCGAGGCTTCCTTCGCCCGTCGTCGTGAGCAGCGAGACGATGGCGAGTCCCTCGCCCAAAGCGCCGTCGTCGCCTTTGCCGCCGGACGCCCGAGGTACGCGAACCTTGCGCGAGGGCGAAACGCCGCCGCCATCGCCCCCGGTGGAGTCGCCGCGCACGGGGCACATCGCCAGTGTTCGCCGCCGTCGCCGCCGCATCGTGCGCGCGATGCTGGCCGGTCTCGCCCTGCCGGGCATCGTGGCCCTCGTGATGGTCGTCGCCATGGTGGCGGGCCTCTACGAGCCCAAAATGAGCCACCGCCTCGCCGCCCGCCTTCCCGCCGCGCCCTCGTCCAGCGCGCAGTTGACGGCGAGCCAGCAAGAGGCACTGGTTCACCTCAATGCGGGCATCCAAGATTGGCGCGATGCCTCGGAGCAATCGGCCGAGCGCAGCTTTTCGCGCGCGATCGAGCTCGATTCAAGCCTTGCGGCCGCGCATCTGTATCTGGCGATGACCCCCGTCTGGACCGACGCCGAAACGCGGGAGCACCACCACGCCGCTTCGGCCCATCGGAGTGGACTCAGTGCGCGCGATCTCGCGCTGCTCGAGGCTTACGCGCCTGCGATGGCCACGACGCCGGATCTCGAGGACAGCATCCGGCGCCTTTCCGCTGCACGAACGGCATTCCCATCGGATTGGCTGGTGCTTCACGCGCTTGCCGACATGCAGATCAAAAGAGGCCAGCTTCGCGAAGCCATCGATGTTCTGGACGACCTTCTGCGACGCGAACCGTCGCTCGCGATTGCATGGGCCAAGAAAGGGTTTGCGCTCGCCCTGCTCGACGACATGTCGCAAGCCCGCGAGGCCCTGGGCGCGTGCCTTCGTGCCTCGAGCTACGGATCCCTTTGTCTGGAGTACTTGACCCGGCTGGACTCGCATGAAGGCCGATGCCCCGACGTCGAGAAGAATGCGCGCACGCTCATGGCCTTGCCGTCGCCGAGACCGCGTGCCGCTCTCCGGCTTGCGAGTGCCATTTATGGTCGCGGCGGTTCGATGGGCAGCGTGCACGATACGCTGCAGCGGATGACGCAGCTCGCGTCCGAGGCGCGACGTGAAAGTACGCACCAATGGAACGAGGTGCGGTTCAATGTCTTAGCGGGCGACTTTCGCGCGGCCGAGCGCGCGCTCGACGCGTGGGGTGCCGTCACCTCAAGCGCGAAGTACGAGGACGAGCATGGCTATTTCACCGATATGCAATTGGGAATGGCCATGGAGCTCGGTGACAAAGACCTCGCGTCGCGCGTTGCCGCGGACTTCCTGGCAAAGCGCGACGCGTGGTTGCGATCGAGCTATTTCGATTGGGAGATCACTGCGCTTCGAGCCCAATACCGTGCCGGCGGTATCTCGCGTGAAGCCTTCGACAGGGCTCGGCAGGCGTGGCTTGCGCGCGAGATCCAGCGGCCGCTGGTTGCCTCGAAGAATCTCGGTTGGATACGGGCTTATGCGCAGGCGGTGGCGACCCCGCAAGACGCTGCCGATGCGTTGCGCGCGTTGTCGGACTACATGCCGATGGCGGATGCGCTCACGCGCGATGTCGAGACGGATGATGCCATCGGGCTCGTGTATCTGCTGACCGGCAATGTCGAGAAGGCATTGCCGTACTTGCGAGGTGCAGCATCATCGTGCCAGGCGGTTCAATTCCCCTTTGCGCATACCCGGGCTCATTTGCATTTGGGCATGGCCTTGGAGCGCATCGGCGACCGCGCGGGCGCCTGCAAGGCTTACAACGTGGTGTTGGCCCGTTGGGGTCAGGAGCCGCGCAGCACCTCGGCAAAGGCGTCGCGTTCTCGCTTCTCGGCGCTGGACTGCACGGGGCACTGA
- a CDS encoding sigma 54-interacting transcriptional regulator codes for MVAQGPDAGARMLVDHHVRMVGRARDADLVLADRSVSRHHFQVVATEQGTRVHVCPTAAPLVHAGRETLEAIVQSGDSIVVGNTVLVVLESDSNADDVAPPASYGSTVVRGLLSGPAADARGFAALFALNETLASVEDPASLDAALTAWAKAYADGESVSIVDAPEGELSDEGSVSILETVTPGGKAQIVVPTQGPSPRWVTFITTLPPDRVTDLLRRLLIVAVQLCGSRLAQLSTLHTVKAELEVFRRQAVGSAHGFLGASPAAERLVRIIPKLAVSDAVVLLTGETGVGKTFVARLIHESGPRKDDPMRVINCAAIPDNLIESELFGHERGAFTGAVASRPGALEGAGRGTVLLDEIGELPLASQAKLLRVLEDRRFERLGSNRALTLQARVIAATNRDLEAMVAAGTFRSDLYFRISVVSALVPPLRARGDDLVLLAQQILADFAPSTGRRIDGFSPEALAAIRRYPWPGNVRELRNAIEHAVVLGDGPWIAPSDLPLAVNGLVEDDAPSQPTSDDPYVVRLPGRLEDVEQRAIQAALLHTNGNRTKAAAILGINRQTLYNKMRDEPK; via the coding sequence ATGGTGGCGCAAGGGCCCGATGCCGGTGCCCGGATGCTCGTGGACCATCATGTTCGAATGGTCGGCCGCGCGCGCGATGCCGACTTGGTGCTCGCCGATCGCTCCGTGTCGCGTCACCACTTCCAGGTCGTCGCCACCGAGCAGGGAACGCGCGTGCACGTGTGCCCCACGGCTGCGCCGCTCGTTCATGCGGGGCGTGAAACGCTCGAGGCCATCGTGCAGAGCGGCGATTCCATCGTCGTGGGCAACACCGTGTTGGTCGTGCTCGAGAGCGATTCCAACGCCGACGATGTCGCGCCGCCCGCATCCTACGGGTCCACGGTGGTGCGCGGCCTCCTCAGCGGCCCGGCCGCCGATGCCCGCGGCTTTGCCGCGCTGTTTGCACTGAACGAGACCTTGGCGTCGGTCGAGGATCCCGCCTCGCTCGATGCCGCCCTCACCGCCTGGGCGAAGGCCTACGCTGACGGCGAATCCGTCTCCATCGTCGACGCCCCGGAGGGCGAGCTCTCGGACGAAGGCAGCGTCTCCATTTTGGAGACCGTCACGCCGGGAGGTAAAGCCCAGATCGTCGTACCAACCCAAGGGCCCTCCCCGCGCTGGGTGACCTTCATCACGACATTGCCGCCCGATCGGGTCACGGATCTGCTCCGGCGGTTGCTCATCGTCGCGGTTCAACTCTGTGGCTCGCGGCTGGCCCAGCTCTCCACGTTGCACACGGTAAAGGCCGAGCTGGAAGTCTTTCGGCGCCAGGCCGTGGGCAGTGCGCACGGCTTTTTGGGCGCGTCGCCGGCGGCCGAGCGGCTCGTTCGCATCATCCCGAAGCTCGCCGTCTCCGACGCCGTGGTGCTGCTCACCGGCGAGACGGGGGTGGGCAAGACCTTCGTCGCGCGGCTGATCCACGAATCGGGCCCCCGCAAAGACGACCCGATGCGGGTGATCAATTGCGCCGCCATCCCGGACAATCTGATCGAGAGCGAGCTTTTCGGCCACGAGCGCGGAGCCTTCACCGGCGCCGTCGCCTCACGCCCCGGCGCCCTGGAAGGGGCGGGCCGCGGGACCGTGCTCCTCGACGAAATTGGCGAGCTGCCGCTGGCGAGCCAAGCCAAGCTTCTGCGCGTCCTCGAGGACCGGCGGTTCGAACGGCTCGGCTCGAACCGCGCGCTCACCCTGCAGGCCCGGGTCATCGCGGCCACCAACCGCGATCTCGAGGCGATGGTCGCGGCGGGCACCTTCCGGAGCGACCTCTACTTCCGCATTTCCGTGGTGAGCGCCCTGGTGCCGCCGCTGCGGGCCCGCGGCGATGATCTGGTGTTGCTCGCGCAACAGATCCTCGCGGACTTCGCTCCGAGCACGGGCCGGCGGATCGATGGCTTCTCGCCGGAGGCGCTCGCCGCCATCCGTCGGTATCCCTGGCCCGGCAACGTGCGCGAGTTGCGCAATGCCATCGAGCACGCGGTCGTGCTGGGCGATGGGCCGTGGATTGCGCCGTCGGACCTGCCCCTCGCGGTGAATGGCCTCGTCGAGGACGATGCCCCGTCCCAGCCCACGAGCGACGATCCCTATGTGGTGCGCCTCCCTGGCCGCCTCGAAGACGTGGAGCAGCGGGCGATTCAGGCGGCGCTTCTGCACACCAACGGCAACCGCACCAAGGCGGCGGCGATACTCGGAATCAACCGGCAGACTTTGTACAACAAAATGCGCGACGAGCCGAAGTAG
- a CDS encoding sigma 54-interacting transcriptional regulator produces the protein MKTSTAAALDERLESGFGQSLSDVESSGLVAVDPPLLRALRVVEQVAERRQGVLVTGPTGCGKELLATEVHRRSGRRGKFVAVNCAAFNEGLAESTLFGHVRGAFTGAVSNAPGAFVEAHGGTLFLDEIGELHLFVQAKLLRALEEGTVRPIGAARPTTVDVRIVAATNRDLRKEVAAGRFRADLYFRLATFVVEVPALRTRPGDLAALVARFHAQHDRASRVLLTEAAHQILLRYAWPGNVRELRNVMERVMSLAPPGNVDEATLLELAPELRTTAVDGESHETSTLRQALARSERRKIRAHLESGSTQRQKLADELGIHRSTLWRKMKRFTASTEADPPSSGF, from the coding sequence ATGAAGACCTCCACCGCCGCCGCGCTCGACGAGCGCCTGGAATCTGGCTTTGGACAATCGCTCTCCGATGTCGAATCGAGCGGGCTGGTCGCCGTTGACCCTCCGCTGCTTCGCGCGCTTCGTGTCGTCGAACAAGTCGCCGAACGTCGACAAGGCGTTCTCGTCACCGGCCCGACGGGCTGCGGCAAGGAGCTCCTCGCCACCGAGGTGCATCGCCGCTCCGGGCGCCGTGGGAAATTCGTCGCGGTCAACTGCGCGGCGTTCAACGAGGGGCTCGCGGAGAGCACGCTCTTCGGGCACGTGCGCGGCGCCTTCACCGGCGCCGTTTCCAATGCACCGGGAGCCTTCGTCGAGGCGCACGGCGGCACGCTCTTCCTCGATGAAATCGGGGAGCTGCACCTCTTCGTGCAAGCGAAGTTGCTGCGCGCCCTGGAGGAAGGCACGGTGCGGCCCATCGGTGCCGCGCGGCCCACGACGGTGGACGTGCGCATCGTCGCCGCCACGAACCGCGATTTGCGCAAGGAAGTCGCGGCGGGGCGCTTTCGGGCCGACCTCTATTTCCGCTTGGCGACGTTCGTCGTCGAGGTGCCGGCCCTGCGCACGCGCCCGGGCGATCTGGCCGCATTGGTCGCCCGCTTTCACGCGCAGCACGATCGCGCCTCGCGCGTGCTGCTCACCGAGGCGGCGCACCAGATCCTGCTCCGCTACGCGTGGCCCGGCAACGTGCGCGAGCTGCGCAACGTGATGGAGCGCGTCATGTCCCTCGCGCCCCCGGGCAATGTCGACGAGGCCACCTTGCTCGAGCTGGCGCCGGAGCTTCGCACGACAGCGGTGGACGGCGAGAGCCACGAAACGTCGACCTTGCGTCAGGCCCTGGCGAGGAGCGAGCGGCGAAAGATCCGCGCCCACCTGGAGAGCGGAAGCACGCAGCGGCAAAAGCTGGCCGACGAATTGGGCATCCATCGTTCGACCCTGTGGCGCAAGATGAAGCGCTTCACGGCCTCCACGGAAGCGGATCCGCCGTCGTCGGGGTTCTAG
- the fusA gene encoding elongation factor G, whose amino-acid sequence MAHIDAGKTTCAERILYCAGRIHKTGEVHEGTAVLDFDPIEQKRGITINAAATSVAWTPSSGLCPGQAHRIQIVDTPGHVDFTIEVERSLRVLDGAVFVLDAASGVECQSETVFHQAERHGVPSLAFVNKIDKPGADFDMCLRDIRERLGIEPVALHVPLSGSELLDVVHGVVLGFDGRAVLVSEMTAAHRTVFDAARATMMETLASFDEDVLALFCQGGNADARTLARAIRTGALKRKVLPVACGSALKNVGIPSLLDAIVDYLPSPVDVPDVSGTHPLHGTPLTRRADEREPFAALAFKTVFDRAGYLTYVRIYSGALSTGDGVRLGRSGARERVGRLFRPHADQREEVRTAFAGDIVAVTGLRDVRTGETLCASDEPIVLERIDTPAPVVEVTIEPKTADDRERLPTALGRMLFQDPSLLAWVDPESGEMRLAGMGSLHLDVTVTRLREDHRVAVSMGRPEVAYRETIAHAARVAYRHAKQHGGAGQFAGVTLAVAPGARGSGITFSDETVGGCIPREYVPAVEKGVRAAASRGIVAGYPVVDVAVTLLDGETHVKDSNAAAFEFAGSLAFQKACTEGGAILLEPYAALEIAVPELHAGDVIGDLGARRGLVQRLVPRGRNAVVVSARLPLAETFDYVTRLRGFTQGRGTASMRPDGYEVAPSTRCAEGGPKRTREGHRTP is encoded by the coding sequence ATGGCCCATATCGATGCAGGAAAGACCACCTGCGCCGAGCGCATTCTCTATTGCGCGGGCCGCATTCACAAAACCGGTGAGGTCCACGAGGGCACGGCCGTGTTGGACTTCGACCCCATTGAACAAAAGCGCGGAATTACCATCAATGCCGCGGCCACCAGCGTGGCTTGGACGCCTTCGTCCGGGCTTTGCCCGGGGCAGGCGCATCGCATTCAGATCGTGGATACGCCGGGCCACGTCGACTTCACCATCGAGGTCGAGCGCAGTTTGCGTGTCCTCGACGGTGCGGTGTTCGTGCTCGATGCGGCCAGCGGTGTGGAGTGCCAATCGGAAACCGTGTTTCACCAGGCCGAGCGGCATGGAGTGCCTTCGCTCGCCTTCGTGAACAAGATCGACAAGCCCGGCGCCGACTTCGACATGTGCCTTCGCGACATTCGCGAGCGCCTCGGCATCGAACCAGTCGCCCTTCACGTTCCCCTTTCGGGTTCGGAGCTTCTCGACGTCGTTCACGGCGTCGTGCTCGGCTTCGATGGTCGTGCGGTGCTCGTTTCCGAGATGACTGCAGCGCATCGCACCGTTTTCGACGCGGCGCGCGCGACGATGATGGAGACCTTGGCCAGCTTCGACGAGGACGTCCTCGCGCTCTTCTGCCAGGGCGGGAACGCGGACGCGCGCACACTCGCGCGCGCGATTCGCACAGGTGCGCTCAAGCGCAAGGTCCTTCCGGTGGCCTGCGGCTCCGCTCTGAAGAACGTGGGCATTCCTTCCCTGCTCGATGCCATCGTCGATTATTTACCCAGCCCCGTGGACGTGCCGGATGTCTCGGGGACGCACCCGCTGCATGGCACGCCGCTCACACGGCGCGCCGACGAACGCGAACCGTTCGCGGCCCTCGCGTTCAAAACCGTGTTCGATCGGGCGGGGTACTTGACGTACGTGCGCATCTACTCGGGCGCACTTTCGACGGGAGACGGCGTGCGGCTCGGGCGCAGCGGTGCGCGCGAGCGCGTGGGCCGACTCTTCCGTCCTCACGCGGACCAGCGCGAGGAAGTGCGCACGGCCTTCGCGGGCGACATCGTCGCCGTCACCGGACTTCGCGACGTGCGAACCGGCGAGACGCTCTGCGCCTCGGACGAGCCCATCGTCCTCGAGCGCATCGACACGCCGGCGCCGGTGGTCGAGGTCACCATCGAACCGAAAACGGCAGACGACCGCGAGCGACTCCCCACGGCGCTCGGGCGCATGCTGTTCCAAGATCCGTCCCTGCTCGCGTGGGTCGATCCCGAATCGGGGGAAATGCGCCTCGCAGGCATGGGGAGCCTTCATCTGGACGTGACGGTCACGCGCTTGCGCGAGGACCATCGCGTCGCCGTCTCGATGGGCCGGCCCGAGGTCGCCTACCGAGAGACCATCGCGCACGCCGCGCGTGTGGCCTATCGCCACGCGAAGCAGCACGGCGGCGCGGGTCAATTCGCGGGCGTCACACTCGCCGTGGCGCCGGGGGCACGCGGATCGGGCATCACCTTTTCCGACGAGACGGTGGGCGGCTGCATTCCGCGCGAATACGTGCCCGCCGTGGAGAAAGGTGTCCGGGCCGCGGCCTCGCGCGGCATCGTCGCAGGGTATCCCGTCGTCGACGTCGCCGTGACGTTGCTCGATGGCGAGACCCACGTCAAAGATTCGAATGCCGCGGCCTTCGAATTTGCGGGCTCCCTTGCCTTCCAGAAGGCCTGCACGGAAGGCGGCGCCATTCTGCTCGAGCCGTACGCGGCACTCGAGATCGCCGTGCCCGAGTTGCACGCGGGCGACGTCATCGGCGACCTCGGTGCGCGGCGTGGGCTGGTTCAACGCCTCGTTCCGCGCGGGCGCAACGCCGTCGTCGTGTCGGCGCGGCTCCCCCTCGCCGAGACGTTCGACTACGTGACGCGCCTGCGGGGTTTCACCCAGGGTCGCGGGACGGCGTCGATGAGGCCCGATGGGTACGAGGTTGCGCCGTCCACGCGATGCGCGGAGGGCGGACCGAAGCGCACACGGGAAGGCCATCGCACGCCGTGA
- a CDS encoding DUF5990 family protein codes for MTVLLTIVGRNLPGRACGPHEGVRVALQVGKEHVGEVDADAPEASWITQITIVASGADTYFRGPAVHGKRGERFLYLAWLERTAAGTHAMFRRAKLQLDGIPRDVLDACVKSGGLRAELGLTACDGLPVCASVRPPRIAWTAQPRTHRASSTPSRDPG; via the coding sequence ATGACCGTCCTCCTCACCATCGTGGGCCGGAACCTCCCTGGCCGCGCGTGCGGTCCGCACGAGGGCGTCCGTGTGGCGCTCCAGGTTGGCAAGGAGCACGTCGGTGAGGTGGACGCGGATGCGCCCGAGGCGTCGTGGATCACGCAGATCACGATTGTCGCCTCGGGCGCCGATACCTACTTTCGAGGTCCCGCGGTGCATGGAAAGCGCGGCGAGCGCTTTCTTTACTTGGCGTGGCTCGAACGAACCGCGGCGGGCACCCACGCGATGTTCCGCAGGGCGAAGCTCCAGCTCGACGGCATTCCGCGCGACGTCTTGGACGCGTGCGTGAAGTCCGGCGGACTTCGCGCCGAGCTGGGACTCACGGCGTGCGATGGCCTTCCCGTGTGCGCTTCGGTCCGCCCTCCGCGCATCGCGTGGACGGCGCAACCTCGTACCCATCGGGCCTCATCGACGCCGTCCCGCGACCCTGGGTGA
- a CDS encoding DUF4231 domain-containing protein, whose translation MNSLDELLTLAAQGKWIVVGAIVIGAIVRLLKSDTPLPTVPSQWRPWLALGLGAVAGILQAVAAGTPWQKALIDGLVSALTAIAGHDLLIESLRGGREIGSDRAPVPAPPSLRENVS comes from the coding sequence ATGAACAGCTTGGATGAACTTTTGACCCTTGCCGCGCAAGGGAAGTGGATCGTTGTCGGCGCGATTGTCATTGGCGCCATCGTGCGCCTTCTGAAATCGGACACGCCGCTCCCGACGGTTCCGTCGCAGTGGCGCCCGTGGCTTGCGCTGGGGCTGGGGGCCGTGGCCGGCATCCTTCAGGCCGTGGCGGCGGGCACGCCGTGGCAGAAAGCGTTGATCGACGGGCTGGTGTCGGCGTTGACCGCGATCGCGGGGCACGATCTCTTGATCGAATCGCTGCGCGGAGGTCGCGAGATTGGCAGCGACCGGGCGCCGGTGCCCGCACCTCCATCGCTCAGGGAGAACGTGTCGTGA
- a CDS encoding glutamate synthase subunit beta, with translation MGDPTGFLKLGRGRSKERPVEERVGDYREFVLPLAEGEVKQEAARCMDCGVPFCHGSCPLGNLIPEWNDMMFRGQIDRAMSRLAETNNFPEVTGRICPAPCEGSCVLALDGDAVRIKAIEKTIADETFERSLIPRPAAQRTGKRVAVIGSGPAGMAAAQQLARSGHDVTLYERDDRIGGLLRYGIPDFKLEKDGIDRRVAQMEAEGVRMVTSADIGGAISIHDVRSEHDAVVLACGAQVPRDLPVPGRELRGIHFAMDLQNRRVAGDEVDGLVATGKNVVVIGGGDTGSDCVGTSHRQRAANVLQLEILPRPPEARPRENPWPAWPLVLRTSSSHQEGGSRDWSVLTRRFIGDAEGNVVALEAVRAEILPDRTVRELPGTEFTVPCELALLAMGFTGPVRTLPSALGLTLDARGNVATDAEGRTNVDGVFACGDMSRGQSLVVWAIADGRRVARGVDRYLAAVASQPQRVAG, from the coding sequence ATGGGTGACCCGACGGGATTTCTCAAGCTGGGTCGAGGTCGTTCGAAAGAGCGTCCCGTCGAAGAGCGCGTGGGCGACTACCGCGAATTCGTTCTGCCGTTGGCGGAGGGCGAGGTAAAGCAGGAGGCCGCGCGCTGCATGGACTGCGGCGTGCCCTTCTGCCATGGCAGCTGTCCGCTGGGGAACCTGATCCCCGAGTGGAACGACATGATGTTCCGCGGGCAGATCGACCGTGCGATGTCGCGCCTGGCTGAGACGAACAACTTTCCCGAGGTGACCGGCCGCATCTGTCCGGCGCCGTGCGAAGGATCGTGCGTCCTCGCGCTCGATGGCGATGCGGTGCGCATCAAGGCCATCGAGAAGACCATCGCCGACGAGACCTTCGAGCGCAGCTTGATCCCGCGCCCGGCGGCGCAGCGCACGGGCAAGCGCGTGGCGGTGATCGGCTCCGGGCCGGCGGGCATGGCGGCCGCGCAGCAGCTCGCGCGCTCGGGCCACGACGTGACCTTGTACGAGCGCGATGACCGCATCGGCGGGCTTTTGCGCTACGGCATCCCCGACTTCAAGCTGGAGAAAGACGGGATCGATCGCCGCGTCGCGCAGATGGAGGCCGAAGGCGTTCGCATGGTGACGAGTGCGGACATCGGTGGCGCCATTTCGATCCACGACGTGCGCAGCGAGCACGATGCGGTGGTGCTCGCGTGCGGTGCACAGGTGCCGCGCGATCTTCCGGTGCCTGGCCGAGAGCTTCGCGGGATTCACTTCGCGATGGACCTGCAGAATCGCCGGGTGGCCGGCGACGAGGTCGACGGGCTCGTGGCCACGGGCAAGAACGTGGTGGTCATCGGCGGCGGCGACACGGGTTCGGACTGCGTGGGCACGTCGCACCGGCAGCGGGCGGCGAATGTTCTGCAGCTCGAGATTCTGCCCCGGCCGCCCGAGGCCCGCCCGCGGGAGAATCCGTGGCCGGCGTGGCCGCTGGTGCTGCGCACGTCGTCCTCGCATCAAGAGGGCGGCAGCCGCGATTGGTCCGTGCTCACGCGGCGCTTCATCGGCGACGCGGAGGGCAACGTGGTGGCGCTCGAGGCGGTGCGCGCGGAGATCCTACCGGATCGCACAGTGCGCGAGCTCCCCGGCACCGAGTTCACCGTTCCTTGTGAATTGGCCTTGCTGGCCATGGGCTTCACCGGGCCCGTGCGCACCTTGCCGTCCGCCCTCGGGCTCACCCTCGATGCGCGCGGCAACGTGGCGACGGACGCGGAAGGCCGCACCAACGTCGACGGCGTCTTCGCCTGCGGTGACATGAGCCGCGGACAGTCGCTCGTCGTATGGGCGATTGCCGATGGCCGCCGCGTCGCGCGCGGGGTCGATCGGTACCTGGCTGCCGTTGCGTCGCAACCGCAGCGGGTCGCCGGCTGA